In the Victivallis sp. Marseille-Q1083 genome, one interval contains:
- a CDS encoding IS4 family transposase gives MKNTSVSLFRQVLDLIPKREFEEIVMKHNGDKRKQSFDSWAHFVSMIFCQLAQANSLREICGGLKTCGGKLNHLGVESAPTKSNLSYANAHRSPKMFGDIFHMLLGHCHAIAPRHEFSFPKKLYSLDATLIELCVKVFPWATYRQTKGAIKLNMLLDHDGHLPVFVDFTNGDVHEVNSARRMELPRDSMVVCDRGYVDFSMLYKWNLSGVDFVTRLKTNTTYDIPEYDVKQYPGTVLSDEVIFLRGSQDKYPERLRKVVVCDVENHRTLTLLTNNFELDAQTIGDIYKARWQIESFFKMLKQNFKIKTFIGTSENAVRIQVWTALIAILLTKYLKFLSKAQWHFSTLVTFLKWNLFVYRDLRQWLDQPFTKPPEPESFQPEFAF, from the coding sequence ATGAAGAATACATCAGTCAGTCTTTTTCGTCAAGTGTTGGATTTGATACCGAAGCGAGAATTTGAAGAAATAGTCATGAAACACAATGGAGACAAGCGAAAACAGTCCTTTGACAGTTGGGCACATTTTGTGTCGATGATCTTCTGCCAGTTGGCGCAGGCCAATAGTCTGCGAGAGATTTGCGGAGGTTTGAAAACCTGTGGAGGCAAATTGAATCATCTTGGAGTGGAATCCGCTCCAACCAAATCCAACTTGTCGTACGCCAATGCCCATCGCTCTCCGAAAATGTTCGGCGATATTTTCCATATGCTTCTGGGACACTGCCATGCAATTGCGCCACGGCATGAGTTTTCGTTTCCCAAGAAACTTTACAGTCTCGACGCAACGCTGATTGAGCTTTGCGTTAAAGTTTTTCCATGGGCAACCTATCGGCAAACCAAAGGGGCAATCAAGCTCAATATGCTGTTGGATCACGATGGTCATCTTCCCGTGTTCGTTGATTTCACCAATGGAGATGTTCATGAGGTAAACAGCGCCAGACGAATGGAACTCCCGCGTGACAGCATGGTGGTTTGTGATCGCGGATACGTTGATTTTTCCATGCTGTATAAATGGAATCTCTCCGGTGTGGATTTTGTCACGCGCCTCAAGACCAATACGACCTACGACATCCCGGAATACGATGTCAAGCAATATCCCGGAACCGTTTTGAGCGATGAAGTCATTTTTCTGCGTGGTTCGCAAGACAAATATCCGGAACGTCTCCGCAAAGTGGTCGTCTGCGATGTGGAAAACCATCGGACATTGACCTTGCTAACCAACAATTTTGAGCTGGACGCACAAACGATCGGCGACATCTATAAGGCTCGCTGGCAAATCGAAAGCTTTTTCAAGATGCTCAAGCAGAACTTCAAGATCAAAACGTTTATCGGCACCAGCGAAAATGCGGTTCGGATTCAAGTTTGGACAGCGCTTATCGCTATTTTGCTGACCAAGTACCTGAAGTTTTTGTCGAAAGCGCAATGGCATTTTTCAACCCTGGTCACTTTCCTGAAATGGAATCTATTTGTTTACCGCGACTTGCGCCAATGGCTGGATCAACCATTTACCAAACCACCGGAGCCGGAATCATTTCAACCAGAGTTCGCTTTTTAG
- the rsxE gene encoding electron transport complex subunit RsxE yields the protein MNFIGDFVRGLWKENPVLVLLLGMCPTLATTSNAINGLGMGLATTFVLLGSNVVISLIKNIVPRKIRIPVYIVVIATFVTVVDLLMLAYAPEALYSALGIFIQLIVVNCIVLGRAEAFASKNTPVRSFFDGLGMGLGFTLALTVLGATREFLSSGSLFDVKVITAWTVDFMLPTGAPGAFIILGCFLALMNYLNARRAIKRGEVYVPPQGLDCRHCSICDLGRSKDTDS from the coding sequence ATGAATTTCATCGGTGATTTCGTACGGGGATTGTGGAAGGAAAACCCGGTGCTGGTGCTGCTGCTCGGCATGTGTCCGACGCTGGCGACCACTTCGAATGCGATCAACGGTCTCGGCATGGGGTTGGCGACGACTTTTGTGCTGCTGGGCAGCAACGTGGTGATTTCGCTGATCAAGAACATCGTACCGCGTAAAATCCGGATTCCGGTTTATATCGTCGTCATTGCGACTTTTGTGACGGTGGTCGATTTGTTGATGTTGGCGTATGCGCCGGAGGCGTTGTACTCGGCGCTCGGTATTTTCATCCAGTTGATCGTGGTCAACTGCATCGTGCTGGGGCGGGCGGAAGCGTTTGCCTCGAAAAATACGCCGGTCCGTTCCTTTTTCGACGGTCTCGGCATGGGTTTGGGATTTACGCTGGCGCTGACGGTGCTCGGGGCGACGCGGGAATTTCTGAGCAGCGGTTCGCTGTTCGATGTCAAAGTGATCACCGCCTGGACGGTGGATTTCATGCTGCCGACCGGGGCGCCGGGGGCGTTCATCATTCTTGGCTGCTTCCTGGCATTGATGAATTATCTCAATGCGCGCCGGGCGATCAAACGCGGTGAAGTCTATGTCCCGCCGCAAGGATTGGATTGCCGGCATTGCAGCATCTGCGATCTCGGCAGGAGCAAAGACACCGATTCTTAA